From a region of the Lepus europaeus isolate LE1 chromosome 17, mLepTim1.pri, whole genome shotgun sequence genome:
- the LOC133776299 gene encoding heterogeneous nuclear ribonucleoprotein F-like has translation MSTDVQVEMPIVSVQRPGPYDRPGTAQRYIGIVKQAGLERMQPGAYSAGYGGYEEYSGLSDGYGFTTDLFRRDLSYCLSGMYDHRYGDSEFAVQSTTGHCVHMRGLPYKVTENDIYNFFSPLNPVRVHIEIGPDGRVTGEADVEFATHEEAVAAMSKDRASMQHRYIQLFLNSTTGASYGAYSSQVMHGMGVSAAQATYSGLESQSVSGCYGAGCSGQNSMGRYD, from the exons ATGTCCACGGATGTCCAGGTGGAGATGCCGATAG TGTCTGTTCAGCGACCCGGGCCCTATGacaggcctggcacagcccagaggTATATTGGCATTGTGAAGCAGGCAGGCTTGGAGAGAATGCAGCCTGGCGCCTACAGCGCTGGCTATGGGGGCTATGAGGAGTACAGTGGCCTCAGCGATGGCTATGGTTTCACCACGGATCTGTTCAGAAGAGACCTCAGCTACTGCCTCTCAGGAATGTACGACCACAGATACGGAGACAGCGAGTTCGCAGTGCAGAGCACCACCGGCCACTGCGTCCACATGAGAGGGCTGCCATACAAAGTGACCGAGAACGACATCTACAACTTCTTCTCTCCACTTAACCCGGTGAGAGTCCATATCGAGATTGGCCCAGATGGAAGAGTGACGGGCGAAGCTGATGTGGAATTTGCCACCCATGAAGAAGCTGTGGCAGCGATGTCGAAAGATAGGGCCAGTATGCAGCACAGATACATACAACTCTTCTTGAATTCCACAACCGGGGCCAGCTACGgggcctacagcagccaggtgaTGCACGGCATGGGGGTGTCCGCGGCTCAGGCCACCTACAGTGGCCTGGAGAGCCAGTCAGTGAGCGGTTGTTATggcgctggctgtagtggtcaGAACAGCATGGGTAGATATGATTAG